One region of Oryza sativa Japonica Group chromosome 5, ASM3414082v1 genomic DNA includes:
- the LOC4339384 gene encoding RING-H2 finger protein ATL67 encodes MASFLDSFSSLGVGYAVAIALGFLVLLASLLLAFYFCSRRGGAGVVRRGGGQGVHSARHAVSSASSSGHISITVPRVIFVADDSDSPGSSSRGGAGGGAASSPVGLDPAVIASYPKVPFSRAATGADAEAACSICLCEYKEGEMQRMMPECRHRFHLMCLDAWLRRSASCPVCRSSPIPTPVSTPLATPLSELVPLSQYAADRRRHR; translated from the coding sequence atggcGTCGTTCCTCGACTCGTTCTCCTCGCTCGGCGTCGGGTACGCGGTCGCCATCGCGCTCGgcttcctcgtcctcctcgcgtCGCTGCTCCTCGCCTTCTACTTCTGCTCCCGCCGCGGCGGGGCCGGGgtcgtccgccgcggcggcggccagggggTCCACTCCGCGCGCCACGCCGTGTCCTCCGCGTCCAGCTCCGGGCACATCTCCATCACCGTCCCGCGGGTCATCTTCGTCGCGGACGACTCCGACTCCCCGGGCTCCtcgtcccgcggcggcgccgggggcggcgcggcgtcgtcgCCCGTCGGGCTCGACCCCGCGGTGATCGCCTCGTACCCCAAGGTGCCCTTCTCTagggcggcgacgggggcggacGCCGAGGCCGCGTGCTCGATCTGCCTCTGCGAGTACAAGGAAGGGGAGATGCAGCGCATGATGCCCGAGTGCAGGCACAGGTTCCACCTCATGTGCCTGGACGCGTGGCTGCGGCGGAGCGCGTCGTGCCCGGTCTGCCGGTCCTCGCCCATCCCCACTCCAGTCTCCACTCCGCTCGCCACCCCGCTGTCGGAGCTCGTCCCGCTATCACAGtacgccgccgaccgccggcgcCACAGGTGA